The Malus domestica chromosome 08, GDT2T_hap1 genomic interval aaAATTGTTAACTTTTGCTTGACAAAAAACATGTTTTTGAgttattctttctttctgcaaGTATGCTCTGTTTCTGTACAGAGCTGGTGAAATGCTGCCGTTGAATGGTGAAAGAAAAGGGTGAAATTACTAATTTACTACTAGGTGGTGAATTATTTACCTTAAAATACTGAAAAAAACGTGAAAGATTAGCTACCACCTCTCCAGAACAAAACCCTTTATTTTTGGGATAGGATATTACAAGAAACTTTTGAGGAgataaataaacaagaaaacaaaggtAGGGGAAGGAAGAAAGCACATGGGCGTTTTGTGCTGTTCGTATCATTGTTATTCTTTCTCCCCTTAAAAGTATTGCCTATTTAAATTTAGGAGAGTGTAGGGTTATAGGGAGTTGTGGTGTGGCAGTTGTCTTTCAGGATGTGGTCCTGCATTTGGAATGTCACTATTTTATCGAGTTTTGTGGTCCAAATGTGGTAGAAGTCATATGGAGTAGCCCCAAGATCTGTAATCATCACACCTGTGAAATTCTTCCGGTGAACGATGACATCGGTTCAATCAATCAACGataacaacaaagtcttatcctattaagtggggtcggcagtatgaatcctagaacgccactaCTCCAGTTTTGCATAAAGTATTCCGTTTGCTCTAAGTACTCTtatgtcttttcttagagtctttttccaggtcttcctctacctcttTTTCTTTAAGCCTCTATCTCGTATTCGCATGTTCTAACCAGAGCATTTGTAGGTCGGTTCACTtgtccaaaccaccttaactgattttctctcatctgcaATTTTTTTAGTCTTTAAACAAATTAGCGGATGTGTCTTTCTTCCTGTGGATTGTTTTGCCGTCATCTGAATAAATATGAAACTGATTGAAACTCGCTTAATTCTTGCATGTCTAGTTTCCTTATGACATTTTAGTTTCAACTACAGCTCGAATTTGAAGTCTATAATCTGACATCGGTTGTGGAGTTTTCCGCAAACCACCTTCTCATAGTGCTTAAGCCCgattttttatatttgaatttttttttgtaactgtTTGCCTCGTACGGATCCAAATATTTTGTAAATGCGTGCCTTCTTGTAGTTTCTATGATCCTCGTGTCTAGGCGATTTAACTGGTTTTCGTATGTTCATGCAGATATGTGTCATCTGACTTGCAAACAGATGTCGTTATTAATGTTGGGGAAGTGAAGTTTTACCTTCACAAGGTATTTTTTTCCTTGCCACCCGTTTTCATcaatttacataatttttttactaTAATAGCATTGATTTGTTTCGTGTTCATATGTGCATATGAATGTTTTTTGCGATTTATGTTCCGATGAACATAAAATAGCGGTGAATCTGAAATGTTGGTGATTATTATTGAGTGGTACATTTGTTACTAGAATTACTGCTACTTTCTCTGCTGAAGCGAGCTCTGTTTCATATTGTTGATTATATCTGTTTTTCTAGTTCCCTCTCTTGTCCAAGAGCAATCGCCTGCAAAAACTAGTATCTAAACCCAACGATGATTCTGAAGAAGTTGACATGGTTGATTTTCCTGGTGGGCCAAAATCCTTTGAAATTTGTGCAAAATTTTGCTATGGAATGACTGTTACTCTGAACGCTTACAATGTTGTGGCTGCTCGTTGTGCTGCTGAGTATCTGGAGATGACCGAGGATGTTGATCGCAGTAACCTAATATACAAAATTGAGGTGTTCCTTAACTCAAGCATCTTCCGCAGCTGGAAGGATTCCATTATTGTTCTACAAACCACCAAATCTCTTCTGTCATGGTCTGATGATCTGAAGATCGTCGGAAGATGCATAGATTCAATTGCATCTAAAACGTCTGTAGACCCTACTAACATCACCTGGTCCTATACGTATAACCGAAAACTAGCAGAGCCTGATAAAATTATTGAAGAAGGGATGAATTATCGAGACAAAATTGAAAAAGTTCCAAGGGATTGGTGGGTTGAAGACATATGTGAGTTGGATATTGATCTCTACAAGCGAGTTATGATTGCTGTGAAATCGAAGGGAAGAATGGACGGCACTGTTATTGGGGAGGCTCTGAAGACTTATGCAGTTAGATGGTTGCCAGATTCTGTTGATGCACTGGTTTCAGATGAACACGCTTTGAGGAACAAATCTCTGGTAGAAACAATTATTTGCTTATTGCCGTCTGACAAAGGCATGGGTTGTTCATCAAGTTTCTTGCTGAAACTTTTGAAAGTTTCTATTTTGGTGGGAGCAGACGAGTCGTTGAGGGAGGAGCTGGTGAAGAGGATcagtttgaagttgcatgaagCTTGTGTCGATGACTTATTGATCCCCGCTCGATCTCCTCAAATTACTATATATGATGTTGAGTTGGTTCAGTCTGTTGTGAATCAGTATGTGATGCATGAAAAGTATAAGTGGGATTTGGATGTTGTCGAGAAGAATGAAAAGGGGACTGAGACTTTTACGTTGTTGAGTGTTGGTA includes:
- the LOC103428718 gene encoding phototropic-responsive NPH3 family protein NPY1-like, which produces MKFMKLGSKPDAFQADGKSIRYVSSDLQTDVVINVGEVKFYLHKFPLLSKSNRLQKLVSKPNDDSEEVDMVDFPGGPKSFEICAKFCYGMTVTLNAYNVVAARCAAEYLEMTEDVDRSNLIYKIEVFLNSSIFRSWKDSIIVLQTTKSLLSWSDDLKIVGRCIDSIASKTSVDPTNITWSYTYNRKLAEPDKIIEEGMNYRDKIEKVPRDWWVEDICELDIDLYKRVMIAVKSKGRMDGTVIGEALKTYAVRWLPDSVDALVSDEHALRNKSLVETIICLLPSDKGMGCSSSFLLKLLKVSILVGADESLREELVKRISLKLHEACVDDLLIPARSPQITIYDVELVQSVVNQYVMHEKYKWDLDVVEKNEKGTETFTLLSVGRLVDGYIAEIAHDPNLNLSSFVELSQSIPESARPIHDGLYKAIDIYLKEHPSLTKAERKRICGLMDVKKLTVEASMDAAQNEQLPLRVVVQVLFFEQVRSAASVRALNNHPSDTSLSTTNLDEEHDKTAEENCKPPGKQMSQMKVTEEFQKNVKLGKKSSKNSASGSQLLPSRSRRIFDKLWSVGKGHVENKSSETSGSSHSPTSNVPGDSKSVSRHRRHSIS